The proteins below are encoded in one region of Clostridium pasteurianum DSM 525 = ATCC 6013:
- a CDS encoding GGDEF domain-containing protein, protein MSENDSLTGIPNRRKFDKVMNIQWDLAKKNKYNLSLILLDVDCFKQYNDNYGHVQGDKCLSLIGSALSNYIDKKYIAARYGGDEFVIIFPKVSLGEVLNLGEKFRKQIEYLNLKHEFSNIKNIVTITLGAASVIPNENITINEFIRQADTALYLAKERGRNQIAGYILK, encoded by the coding sequence ATATCGGAAAATGATAGTTTAACAGGTATTCCTAATAGAAGAAAATTTGACAAGGTCATGAACATACAATGGGACCTGGCAAAGAAAAATAAATATAATTTATCTTTAATTTTATTGGATGTAGACTGTTTTAAACAATATAATGATAATTATGGTCATGTTCAGGGTGATAAATGTCTATCTTTAATCGGTTCCGCTCTTTCAAATTACATTGATAAAAAATATATAGCTGCTAGATATGGAGGCGATGAATTTGTAATAATTTTCCCAAAAGTTAGCTTAGGTGAAGTTTTAAACCTTGGAGAAAAGTTTAGAAAACAGATAGAATATTTAAATTTAAAGCATGAATTTTCAAACATCAAAAATATAGTGACCATAACATTAGGGGCAGCTTCTGTCATTCCCAATGAAAACATAACTATAAATGAATTTATAAGACAAGCAGATACGGCTTTATATCTGGCAAAGGAACGGGGAAGAAATCAAATAGCAGGTTATATTTTAAAATAG
- the thiC gene encoding phosphomethylpyrimidine synthase ThiC, which produces MNYTTQMDAARKGIITREMNIVSEKEKIDVEKLRELIAEGKVVIPANKNHKSLDPEGIGEGLRTKINVNLGISKDCCSIEKELEKVKVAIEMKAEAIMDLSNYGKTENMRKRVVEMSTAMLGTVPMYDAIGFCDKELQDITVDEFFDVVEKHGQDGVDFITIHAGLNRETAKAVKNNPRLTQIVSRGGSLLFAWMELNNRENPFYEYYDRLLDICEKYDITISLGDACRPGSLKDATDPAQVKELITLGELTKKAWERNVQVMIEGPGHMALNEIKANMLLEKKLCHGAPFYVLGPLVTDVAPGYDHITAAIGGTVAASSGADFLCYVTPAEHLRLPSLEDMKEGIIAFKIAAHAADIAKGIKGAVEWDNAMSKARAELDWETMFDLAIDSDKARKYRTESSPEDPETCTMCGKMCSMRTMKKVLNNETLNIK; this is translated from the coding sequence ATGAATTATACAACACAGATGGATGCAGCAAGAAAAGGAATTATTACAAGAGAAATGAATATTGTTTCAGAAAAAGAAAAGATAGATGTAGAAAAATTAAGAGAATTAATTGCTGAAGGAAAAGTAGTTATACCAGCTAACAAAAATCATAAGTCTTTAGATCCAGAAGGTATTGGAGAAGGTCTTAGAACTAAGATAAATGTAAATTTGGGAATATCAAAAGATTGTTGCAGTATAGAAAAAGAATTAGAAAAAGTTAAAGTGGCTATTGAGATGAAAGCAGAAGCTATAATGGATCTATCTAACTATGGAAAAACTGAAAATATGAGAAAAAGAGTTGTAGAAATGTCTACAGCAATGCTTGGAACTGTTCCCATGTATGATGCTATAGGATTTTGTGATAAGGAACTTCAAGATATAACTGTGGATGAATTCTTTGATGTTGTGGAAAAACATGGACAAGATGGAGTGGATTTCATTACAATTCATGCAGGCCTTAATCGTGAAACTGCAAAAGCGGTTAAAAATAATCCACGATTGACTCAGATAGTATCTAGAGGTGGAAGTCTCTTATTTGCATGGATGGAACTAAATAATAGAGAAAATCCATTCTATGAATATTATGATAGACTTTTAGATATCTGTGAAAAATATGATATAACTATTTCATTAGGAGATGCTTGCAGACCTGGTTCATTAAAGGATGCTACAGATCCAGCACAAGTTAAAGAACTTATAACATTAGGGGAACTTACTAAAAAAGCTTGGGAAAGAAATGTACAAGTTATGATAGAGGGACCTGGACATATGGCACTTAATGAAATAAAGGCAAATATGTTACTTGAAAAAAAATTATGTCATGGTGCACCTTTTTATGTGTTAGGACCTTTAGTTACTGATGTAGCTCCAGGATATGATCATATTACTGCAGCTATAGGTGGAACAGTGGCTGCTTCCAGTGGAGCGGACTTTTTATGTTATGTTACTCCAGCAGAGCATTTGCGTTTGCCATCTCTTGAAGATATGAAAGAAGGAATAATTGCCTTTAAGATTGCAGCACATGCAGCAGATATAGCTAAGGGAATAAAGGGAGCTGTTGAGTGGGATAATGCCATGAGTAAAGCTAGGGCAGAGCTTGATTGGGAAACTATGTTTGATTTAGCTATAGATAGCGATAAGGCTCGTAAATATCGTACGGAATCTTCACCAGAAGATCCAGAAACTTGTACAATGTGTGGAAAAATGTGTTCTATGAGAACAATGAAAAAAGTGCTTAATAATGAGACTTTAAATATAAAATAG
- a CDS encoding EAL domain-containing protein: MLIKTRLPLMMILLSLIPLFLLSFLIYRHTSKVLITNSKVNILQTTNAYSSALAAVIDGQRREVNSSKESLGIINVLSNRSRNKDDSFYHSKEVLNLNKSLKENKDNFPEIQHSLVIDLNGNVIASSEENALKFNVIDREYFKDSIKGKTFISNTLISKASNKLIVVVSSPVKDLDDNIIGVYANAIYIDYFQKFILNIKNGDTGYAYIVDKDGNIIAHPDSKKIGKKSENTKLIDILRNIKDSNKVYDGLDVYTYDNKDKLMGYKTIPELKWTFVFTKNIAEVNEPAYGELKIIMSVAAFIFILSVFISIFASRSITKPIGYLINVMNKARKGDLNSLCEYKSNDELGMLTGNYNNMIKKLNNSYEELSAVYEELSATEEELRSQYDELIENKEALEVSECRYKEVLNGINDALWEYDVNTGRFFASDKWYDITGYQTEHYNILKLIEKAVFPKCKKKLYDDIKKHINLKTPWFETEVKINAGDGKIKWILNKGKVIKDDDGRILKYSGIISDVTVKKKAELRVKQLAYFDTLTGLPNRTNFIDQLDNEVRNYERDKKMGAVLFVDLDDFKRVNDSLGHDEGDKLLKTIGNEFFHTIDEKNTVCRFGGDEFLILLRDVSGKDEIIDIVNNLIDIFNNGFEFNKKRAFITCSIGICMFPKDGKNNNSILKNADTAMYKAKETGKNRYEFYDGEMSKGLNRYIQIEKILRSSIHNNEIYLCYQPQVELKTGKIIGTEALIRIESKEAGFVSPGEFIPVAEKSGLIIQIGEWVMKTAFKQNKEWIKKGYGEKRISVNVSSIQLKQSNFVESVKKCIEETGISPELVEIEITESVLMESLETNVEILKQLRSFGVRTSLDDFGTGYSSLNYLRIMPIDTLKIDKSFIDDIHFNRKQEAIVDGIVNIAHNLEIEIVVEGVETREQLNILKQKGCNIIQGYIFSKPVTAENIDEIIKKTILF; the protein is encoded by the coding sequence ATGCTTATCAAAACAAGACTGCCGTTAATGATGATTTTATTGTCATTGATTCCTTTATTTTTACTAAGTTTTTTAATATATAGACATACATCTAAGGTCCTTATAACAAATAGTAAAGTAAATATATTACAGACTACTAATGCCTATAGTAGCGCTTTGGCAGCTGTTATAGATGGACAGAGAAGAGAGGTAAACAGCTCAAAAGAGAGCTTGGGTATAATCAATGTATTAAGTAATAGATCAAGAAATAAAGATGACTCATTTTATCATTCCAAAGAAGTATTAAATCTAAATAAATCTCTTAAGGAAAATAAAGATAATTTCCCTGAAATTCAACATTCACTTGTAATAGATTTAAATGGAAATGTAATTGCCAGCAGTGAGGAGAATGCTTTAAAATTTAATGTAATTGATAGAGAATATTTTAAAGATTCTATAAAAGGTAAAACATTTATTAGTAATACATTAATTTCTAAAGCCAGTAATAAATTAATAGTGGTAGTATCTTCTCCAGTAAAAGATTTAGATGATAACATAATTGGAGTTTATGCCAATGCCATATATATAGATTACTTTCAAAAATTTATATTAAATATTAAAAATGGAGATACTGGATATGCATACATAGTTGATAAAGATGGAAATATTATTGCTCATCCAGATTCTAAAAAGATAGGTAAAAAATCCGAAAACACTAAGCTTATAGATATTTTGAGAAATATTAAAGATAGCAATAAAGTTTATGATGGTTTAGATGTATATACTTATGATAATAAAGATAAATTAATGGGATATAAAACAATTCCAGAATTAAAATGGACTTTTGTATTCACAAAAAATATAGCTGAAGTGAACGAACCAGCTTATGGTGAACTGAAAATAATAATGTCAGTGGCAGCATTTATATTTATATTATCTGTATTTATAAGTATTTTTGCATCAAGATCTATAACTAAACCTATTGGATATTTAATAAATGTAATGAATAAAGCGCGAAAGGGAGATTTAAACTCTTTATGTGAGTATAAATCCAATGACGAATTAGGAATGCTTACAGGAAACTACAATAATATGATAAAAAAACTTAACAATAGTTATGAAGAACTTTCAGCAGTGTATGAAGAATTATCTGCTACAGAAGAGGAACTTAGAAGCCAATATGATGAATTGATTGAAAATAAAGAAGCTCTTGAAGTAAGTGAATGTAGATATAAGGAAGTATTAAATGGTATTAATGATGCCTTATGGGAATATGACGTAAATACTGGTAGGTTTTTTGCTTCGGATAAATGGTATGATATAACAGGGTATCAAACTGAGCATTATAACATTCTAAAATTAATAGAAAAAGCAGTTTTCCCTAAATGTAAGAAAAAGCTATATGATGATATAAAAAAACATATAAATCTTAAAACTCCTTGGTTTGAAACAGAAGTTAAAATAAATGCAGGAGATGGTAAAATAAAATGGATTTTAAATAAAGGTAAGGTTATCAAAGATGATGATGGTAGAATTTTAAAATATTCAGGTATAATATCAGATGTTACGGTAAAAAAGAAGGCTGAGCTTAGAGTAAAACAACTAGCATATTTTGATACACTAACAGGACTTCCAAATAGGACTAACTTTATTGATCAACTAGATAATGAAGTGAGAAACTATGAAAGAGATAAAAAAATGGGTGCAGTACTTTTTGTTGATTTAGATGATTTTAAAAGAGTAAATGATTCTTTAGGACATGATGAAGGAGACAAACTGTTAAAGACTATAGGAAATGAGTTTTTTCACACTATTGATGAAAAAAATACTGTTTGCAGATTTGGCGGAGATGAATTTTTAATTTTGCTCAGAGATGTAAGTGGAAAAGATGAAATTATAGATATAGTAAATAATTTAATAGATATATTTAATAATGGTTTTGAATTTAACAAAAAACGTGCATTTATAACGTGCAGTATAGGAATATGCATGTTTCCAAAAGATGGGAAGAATAATAATTCCATTTTAAAAAATGCTGATACAGCTATGTACAAGGCCAAAGAGACAGGAAAAAATAGATATGAATTTTACGATGGAGAAATGTCCAAAGGCTTAAATAGGTATATACAAATAGAAAAAATTCTTAGAAGTTCCATTCATAATAATGAAATATATTTATGTTATCAACCGCAAGTTGAATTAAAAACTGGTAAAATTATAGGAACAGAAGCTCTTATAAGAATTGAAAGTAAAGAGGCTGGTTTTGTGTCTCCAGGTGAATTTATACCTGTAGCAGAGAAATCAGGACTTATTATACAAATAGGTGAATGGGTTATGAAAACAGCTTTTAAACAAAATAAAGAATGGATAAAAAAAGGATATGGTGAAAAACGTATTTCTGTTAATGTTTCATCAATACAACTTAAACAGAGTAATTTTGTAGAAAGTGTAAAGAAATGTATAGAAGAAACTGGTATATCACCTGAGTTAGTAGAAATAGAAATAACGGAAAGCGTTTTAATGGAATCTCTTGAAACAAATGTGGAAATACTGAAACAACTTAGAAGTTTTGGAGTAAGGACTTCTTTAGATGATTTTGGAACAGGATATTCTTCATTAAATTATTTGAGAATAATGCCTATAGATACTTTGAAAATTGATAAATCCTTTATAGACGATATTCATTTTAATAGAAAGCAGGAAGCTATAGTAGATGGTATAGTAAATATTGCTCATAATCTAGAAATAGAAATAGTAGTAGAGGGAGTTGAAACTCGAGAGCAGCTCAATATATTAAAACAAAAAGGATGCAATATCATTCAGGGATATATCTTTAGTAAACCAGTGACTGCAGAAAACATAGATGAAATAATAAAGAAGACAATATTATTTTAA
- a CDS encoding alpha/beta hydrolase, producing the protein MEIKEFYHDAIDGTKLFFREWIPNGDIKGVLCIIHGLGDHSNWYSGLVNYINKNKFAVIAFDLRGHGKSEGKRGHTPSYEIFMDDIDILLNFAKKHFGKVPTFFYGHSFGGNLTLNYVLRRKPDINGVIISSPWLSLYSDPPKSKLYFTFLLNKIWPSFLVDNIVNEAALSHNPDILQAYSNDPLTHSCISARLFTTAYRAGLWAIDNASNFNVPLLLIHGDSDKITSSEKSKLFAEKVPNNLCTIKIYEGLYHSLHNELCNKKIFSNIGEWISKTVSSNIGAANSISHELHS; encoded by the coding sequence ATGGAAATAAAAGAATTTTATCATGATGCTATAGATGGAACTAAATTATTTTTTAGAGAATGGATTCCAAATGGAGATATAAAAGGTGTTTTATGCATAATACATGGTCTTGGCGATCATAGTAACTGGTACAGTGGATTAGTAAATTATATTAATAAGAATAAATTTGCCGTAATAGCCTTTGACCTCAGAGGACATGGAAAATCAGAAGGAAAAAGAGGTCATACCCCTTCTTATGAAATTTTTATGGATGATATAGATATATTATTAAATTTTGCAAAAAAACATTTTGGTAAAGTACCTACATTTTTTTACGGTCATAGTTTTGGAGGAAATCTAACATTGAATTATGTACTGAGACGCAAGCCAGATATTAATGGAGTTATAATAAGCAGCCCTTGGCTTAGTCTGTATTCAGATCCACCTAAATCTAAACTGTATTTTACCTTTTTACTTAACAAAATATGGCCATCATTTTTAGTAGATAATATAGTTAATGAAGCTGCGCTATCTCATAATCCCGATATCCTTCAGGCTTATTCAAATGATCCATTGACCCATAGCTGTATTTCAGCCAGGCTTTTCACTACTGCATACAGAGCAGGATTATGGGCTATAGATAATGCTTCAAATTTTAATGTTCCATTATTATTAATTCATGGTGATTCAGATAAAATAACTTCTTCAGAAAAAAGTAAACTTTTTGCTGAAAAAGTTCCTAATAACTTGTGCACTATTAAAATCTATGAAGGACTATACCACTCCCTTCATAACGAATTATGCAATAAAAAGATATTTTCTAATATAGGTGAATGGATTAGTAAAACTGTATCTTCTAATATAGGAGCTGCAAATTCTATTTCTCATGAACTGCACTCTTAA
- a CDS encoding tetratricopeptide repeat protein, with protein sequence MINSDNATTINEILEKLDKIKYENSINTIKFGNNSYELCKKFNHTIGMAVSLLRVGEALTNIGNYEKSLSLLFESLSISRKEDICDIQVLSLIYIGNNLLNLGDYEKSFDYYNDAEKTALKMSVNKNYYSKYNYKFYLAKTSTNIGEIYKNLKDYENAFKFYNRALTFDKKLNYKSTFGVSLYNLGEMNYLSGNYDKAILLLNKSIEIMNSFNYKLVLPEVYRILALIYEKKGNFTKSNEYFCKALNIDLKETFLFYKINILLDYSDYLKNRGNLSLALDKLKIAFNISVENNIIFKTIEVCKKLFSLYEELKNDDKAYEYYKLYFKYHDKLEKVICTQRLNNINSKIKLQKLEEEKLNIMKKSENFRKRFEKLIESIKNISIISELGQKITSTLNLDKILNILCNSVRDFIDISIFGIALYNTDNEILQYNYYSENNKIINVPNASITSKSNIAAYYLRNRQLVIINDIENEYSRYVDNPNYINTISAKSAIYCPLIMDDILLGVMTVQSSIKSL encoded by the coding sequence ATGATTAACAGTGACAATGCAACTACCATAAATGAGATTTTAGAAAAACTTGATAAAATTAAATATGAAAATTCCATTAATACAATAAAATTTGGCAATAACTCTTATGAATTATGTAAAAAATTTAATCATACTATAGGTATGGCTGTTTCACTCCTAAGGGTTGGTGAAGCTTTAACCAACATAGGTAATTATGAAAAATCTCTATCCCTCCTTTTTGAATCTCTAAGTATATCAAGAAAAGAAGATATTTGTGATATACAAGTTTTATCCTTAATATATATAGGCAATAATTTGCTTAATCTAGGAGACTATGAAAAAAGCTTTGATTACTATAATGATGCAGAAAAAACTGCTTTAAAAATGTCTGTGAATAAAAATTACTACAGTAAATACAATTACAAATTCTATCTTGCAAAAACTTCTACTAATATAGGAGAAATCTATAAAAATCTTAAAGATTATGAAAATGCCTTTAAATTTTATAATAGAGCCCTTACCTTTGATAAAAAATTAAATTATAAATCTACCTTTGGAGTGTCCTTATATAATCTAGGAGAAATGAATTATTTAAGTGGAAATTATGATAAGGCAATATTACTTTTAAATAAATCCATTGAAATAATGAACTCTTTCAATTATAAATTAGTCTTACCAGAAGTATACAGAATATTAGCTCTTATATATGAAAAAAAAGGAAATTTTACAAAATCAAATGAATATTTTTGTAAAGCATTAAATATAGACCTAAAAGAAACTTTTTTATTTTACAAGATTAATATACTTTTAGATTACAGTGATTATCTTAAAAATAGAGGAAATCTCTCCCTGGCATTAGACAAGTTAAAAATTGCCTTTAATATATCTGTAGAAAATAATATTATTTTTAAAACCATAGAAGTGTGCAAAAAGCTTTTTAGTTTGTACGAGGAGTTAAAAAATGATGATAAAGCTTATGAATATTATAAGTTATATTTTAAATATCACGACAAATTAGAAAAAGTTATATGTACTCAGAGACTTAATAATATTAACTCAAAAATTAAACTCCAGAAATTAGAAGAAGAAAAACTTAACATAATGAAGAAGAGTGAAAATTTCAGAAAAAGATTTGAAAAACTCATAGAAAGTATTAAAAATATATCTATAATAAGTGAGCTAGGACAAAAAATTACTTCTACTTTAAATTTAGATAAAATATTGAATATTCTATGCAATAGCGTTAGAGATTTTATTGATATATCTATTTTTGGTATTGCATTGTATAATACAGATAATGAAATTCTTCAATATAATTATTATAGTGAAAATAATAAAATCATAAATGTTCCAAATGCATCTATTACCAGTAAATCAAATATAGCTGCCTATTATTTAAGAAATAGACAATTAGTTATAATAAATGATATAGAGAATGAATATTCAAGATATGTAGATAATCCAAATTATATTAATACTATATCAGCAAAATCCGCCATTTACTGTCCTCTCATAATGGATGATATCTTATTAGGAGTTATGACAGTTCAAAGTAGTATTAAAAGCCTTTAA
- the thiS gene encoding sulfur carrier protein ThiS → MVVNGKEMNFRDGITIEELLNELKIEAYKVVAEVDLNIIDKTEYATTKLTSDSKVELIRFVGGG, encoded by the coding sequence ATGGTTGTTAACGGAAAAGAAATGAATTTCAGAGATGGTATAACTATAGAAGAATTGTTAAATGAACTCAAAATAGAGGCTTATAAAGTGGTGGCAGAAGTAGATCTAAACATTATAGATAAAACAGAATATGCCACAACTAAGCTTACTAGCGACTCTAAAGTAGAATTAATAAGATTTGTAGGAGGAGGTTAA
- a CDS encoding thiazole synthase: MDEFIIGGTELKSRLFIGSGKYSSNKVIPELLEKSGAQVITAALRRVDFESQEENILNYLKKDTIIMPNTSGARNAEEAIRLARIGKAAGCGNWVKIEVISDNKYLLPDNIETIKATEVLAKEGFVVLPYMNPDLPDAKRMLEVGAAAIMPLGSPIGSNRGIRTKEMIRILIEEIDLPIVVDAGIGKPSDAVLAMEMGASAVLVNTALATAGNPVLMAEAFKLAVESGRKGYLAKAGMEREYAEASSPLTGFLR; the protein is encoded by the coding sequence ATGGATGAATTTATTATTGGTGGTACAGAGTTAAAAAGCAGACTTTTTATCGGTAGTGGAAAATATTCTTCAAATAAAGTCATACCAGAACTACTGGAAAAGAGTGGGGCACAAGTTATTACTGCAGCACTTAGAAGGGTAGATTTTGAATCACAAGAAGAGAATATTTTAAATTATTTAAAAAAAGATACAATAATAATGCCTAATACTTCAGGAGCGAGAAATGCAGAAGAAGCTATAAGACTTGCAAGAATTGGAAAGGCAGCAGGATGTGGAAACTGGGTGAAAATAGAAGTTATTTCAGATAATAAATATCTTCTTCCAGATAATATAGAAACAATAAAGGCTACAGAAGTTTTAGCAAAGGAGGGGTTTGTAGTTTTGCCATATATGAATCCAGATCTTCCTGATGCAAAGAGAATGTTAGAAGTTGGTGCAGCTGCAATAATGCCTTTAGGTTCACCTATAGGAAGTAATAGGGGTATTAGAACAAAAGAAATGATTAGAATTCTAATTGAAGAAATAGATCTTCCAATAGTAGTAGATGCAGGTATAGGTAAACCATCAGATGCTGTTTTAGCCATGGAAATGGGGGCATCAGCAGTATTAGTTAATACAGCATTGGCTACTGCAGGAAATCCTGTGCTTATGGCGGAAGCCTTTAAACTTGCCGTTGAAAGTGGTAGAAAAGGATATTTAGCAAAGGCTGGTATGGAGAGAGAATACGCTGAAGCATCTTCACCTTTAACAGGATTTTTAAGATAG
- the thiH gene encoding 2-iminoacetate synthase ThiH produces MSFFDVAARLQDYDFDSFFNSVTKEQIEYILSKDTLSKEDFMCLLSPAAEDYIEVMAQKAHKIAINNFGRSVTLYTPIYIANYCVNKCAYCGYNVENDVHRKKLTMEEIEKEAQAIYASGLRHIILLTGESRFHSPVSYIKDAVKLLKKYFSSICIEIYPLEENEYRELIEAGVDSLTIYQETYNMKKYDEIHLAGPKKNYRYRVETPERAARAGVRGMGVGALYGLDSWRKEAYFSGLHARYIQDMFPYMEISMSVPRIRPHAGSFTDIKDVTDKNLVQIMLAFKIFLKRSGINVTTRESAELRDNLIPLGVTKISAGVSTEVGGHSCKTEDQGEKQFEISDKRSVGEIREMLKSNGYCPVMKDWEYV; encoded by the coding sequence ATGAGTTTTTTTGATGTAGCTGCTAGATTACAAGATTATGATTTTGATAGCTTTTTTAATAGTGTAACCAAAGAACAGATTGAATATATATTATCTAAAGATACACTAAGCAAAGAGGACTTTATGTGTCTTTTGTCACCAGCAGCAGAGGACTATATTGAAGTCATGGCACAAAAGGCGCATAAAATAGCAATTAATAATTTTGGCAGATCTGTTACCTTGTATACTCCTATATATATAGCTAATTATTGTGTTAATAAATGTGCATACTGTGGATATAATGTAGAGAATGATGTGCACAGAAAAAAACTTACTATGGAAGAAATTGAAAAAGAAGCACAGGCAATATATGCTTCTGGTTTAAGGCATATAATTCTTCTTACTGGTGAATCAAGATTTCATAGTCCGGTGTCTTATATAAAGGACGCTGTGAAATTATTGAAAAAATATTTTAGTTCTATCTGTATTGAGATATATCCTTTAGAGGAAAATGAATACAGAGAACTTATAGAAGCAGGGGTGGATTCACTTACTATATATCAGGAAACTTATAATATGAAAAAATATGATGAAATTCACTTAGCAGGCCCTAAAAAGAATTATAGATATAGAGTAGAAACTCCTGAAAGAGCTGCAAGAGCTGGAGTAAGAGGAATGGGTGTAGGGGCACTTTATGGACTTGACAGTTGGAGAAAGGAAGCTTATTTTTCCGGACTTCATGCAAGATACATTCAGGATATGTTCCCATACATGGAGATAAGTATGTCTGTACCTAGAATAAGGCCTCACGCAGGAAGTTTTACTGACATTAAAGATGTAACTGATAAAAATTTAGTACAGATAATGCTTGCTTTCAAAATATTCCTTAAAAGGTCAGGAATAAATGTAACTACTAGAGAATCAGCAGAGCTAAGAGATAATCTTATACCACTTGGAGTAACTAAAATTTCAGCAGGAGTTTCTACAGAAGTAGGAGGACATTCTTGTAAAACTGAAGATCAAGGAGAAAAACAGTTTGAAATTTCAGATAAGAGAAGTGTAGGAGAAATAAGAGAAATGCTTAAATCAAATGGATACTGTCCTGTCATGAAGGATTGGGAGTATGTGTAG
- a CDS encoding AAA family ATPase, protein MEKVIENISKVVIGKESVVIDILKAILAEGHILIEDVPGVGKTMLIKALSKSIDLSFNRIQFTPDILPSDILGVSIYNQQAHEFNFKKGPIFANMILADEINRTSPKTQSALIEVMEEKQVSDGNNTYLLDLPFMVMATENPLEYSGTFSLPEAVLDRFLIKLSLGYPSKDEEIKMLSTYKTKNPLDSIFPVINLEELKLHQNNVKKVNVSHKILEFIVDIVNKTRNCDELLLGASPRTSIALLKISQATAYINNRNYVTPDDIKENIKKVLSHRIIISKEHRFNGTNTSDIIDSIIKKVSVPDIKYA, encoded by the coding sequence ATGGAAAAAGTCATAGAAAATATATCAAAAGTTGTAATTGGAAAAGAATCTGTAGTTATAGATATATTAAAGGCAATTTTAGCGGAAGGACATATTTTAATTGAAGATGTACCTGGTGTTGGCAAAACTATGTTAATAAAAGCTCTAAGCAAAAGTATAGATTTAAGTTTTAATAGAATTCAATTTACTCCAGATATATTACCTTCTGATATACTAGGAGTTTCTATCTATAATCAACAAGCACATGAATTCAATTTCAAAAAAGGTCCAATTTTTGCAAATATGATCTTAGCAGATGAAATAAATAGAACTTCTCCCAAAACTCAAAGCGCATTAATTGAAGTTATGGAAGAAAAACAAGTCAGTGATGGTAATAATACTTACCTTTTAGATTTACCTTTTATGGTAATGGCTACTGAAAATCCATTAGAATACTCTGGAACTTTTTCTCTTCCCGAAGCCGTTCTAGATAGGTTTCTAATTAAATTATCTTTAGGCTATCCCTCAAAGGATGAAGAAATAAAAATGTTATCCACTTATAAAACTAAAAATCCGTTAGATAGTATATTTCCAGTAATAAATTTAGAAGAATTAAAACTTCATCAGAACAATGTAAAAAAAGTAAATGTAAGTCATAAAATATTAGAATTCATAGTTGATATAGTTAATAAAACAAGAAATTGCGACGAATTACTCCTGGGAGCTTCTCCAAGGACTTCTATTGCACTGCTAAAAATATCTCAGGCAACAGCCTATATAAATAACAGAAACTATGTAACTCCAGATGATATAAAAGAAAATATAAAAAAAGTACTTTCCCATAGAATAATAATATCAAAAGAACACAGATTTAACGGTACTAATACATCTGATATTATTGATAGTATTATTAAAAAAGTATCAGTACCAGATATTAAGTATGCATGA